The nucleotide window TCTTATTGTAAATTTATATTTCTCCGGTTACATTtagaaaaaacaactttttaggttgatagaataattaatgtatttgctCATATTTATAGACCAAATatattagttattcaatgaatctaaaaaattgttttttgcttataaatgtgaccggagaAAGTATATAACGAAAGAACATGTTTAgagaataattaaaattttatacacAATATTAAAAGACTGACGAGACATTTGTTATGGTCAAATGCATGTTCGAATCCGCAATGTCCAGTTTTAATATTAAACTCTttaacactaaaaataaaaaaaattgtaaatagttaattagttttaataatttttgtttattcacAAATTTCTTCCACTAAAGTTAACATTATTTGATATGCATCAAACATTAAATATAAGTATATCTTTTATCCTTCCttcctctttaaaaaaaaagtatattttttatcacGCATCAAACACTGAAGATAAGTATATCTTTCACCTCTAAAAAAACGAACATCTCTTTCAAGTGAAATTCGAATTTTAgtttatgacaaaaaaaatttaaaacaaaataaatatatgatctaaactaaacatatataacataatagtattgtacaaaaataaatattcataatatataaattaatgtaCTAAATTAAGTGGCGCACACCACAAAGATAAACAAAACACATTCAGCTACAAAAACGTCGTCGCACAGACTCTGTCATCATCattatttcattcaataatataaaaaaatccaaGGTTAAAATCGTAATTCTTCATCTCAAAATTCATAGAGCGGGAATTAGAGCCGTTGCTTCTCAATTCAATGAAATTTTCGCGCCAAATTTTCATTTCCCACTTGCCCTGCCCGTAAATTCTCGGTCAgacccttctctctctctctctctaaaactcaaAATCTCTTGCTTTTTATTTCTCTCACTCTTTCATTCTTCATTTCAATCTCCAAACTTTTTTCatttctcactctctctctctctctctctaagaaaGACAACAACCTAAGACAAACCCTTTTACCTTATtccttgttcttcttcttcattattCTCAAGcatcaaatttttcttcttcttcatcagatTCTCTCTCAAAAATCAATCTTTTCAACAACCCTTtgagtttctctcactaaaaatcCAATCTTTTCACAAATTTCTCAAACCCCATTTTGATTCTCTTTGATTCTGATACACCCACAAGAAAAAGATTCAATTTTTATCACAAATTTACTTGgataaaaaatgggtttttcgaAGAATTCGAAGAAAACACAAATAGAGAAGAGTTTGGAATCTGAAGCTAAGAAATGGGTAATTGCTGGAATTTCTCTCAGGTCATTGAAGCCCATAAACACAAAGATGAGCACAAAAAACGGCGCAGTTTTtgacgaagaagatgaagaaaattcaACAACACCGACCGCGAAAGAAGCTAGGATACCGGTGAACATGTCGTGTCCACCGGCACCAAGGAAGAAGAAAGTTTCAAAGTGTAACAATGTTGTTGGTGGTAGAGAGTTTTTCAAGTGTCCTGATTTGGAAACAGTGTTCAAGGTTCGAGTTGAGAAgagtgtttgatttgtttaaagtttattcaactaacaacaaactttgagaaattAGGGTTCATATTCTATGAGGAAAATAATTTATGGAGTTTGATTTTATTCttattgttatgttatgttcctctttgaagagaaaaagaaaaaaaaaacaagaacctatgtataaatgaaaaattttcaatttcaatatttacATGTTAGTAGAAAATTAGAGACTATGTAGTttagttttgtttaatttaattttgtttttgtgttttttaatttgagaTTATTAGAGACTATGTAGTATGTAGTGTAGTTtggttctgtttttttttttttttttttaattaattaatgagaagttttttttattttaatattttgtgatttaatttatttattatgcatGGAGAGTGATTGAGTATGAGTTGATAGACTATAGGTCATAGTCAAGGTGTTGTTTTGGATTTGTGTGCTGATTTCTATGTGTGAGTATTTTAGTgtaacattttgttttcttgGATAACGATACTTGATGAATTTGTATAGATTTTTGTGTTTACATCATTTTAGCTAAGTTAGTTAGTTCAATAGTTctattgtagttttttttttgaaggaaataattCTATTGTAGTTGTAGTCTCTAGCTTTGCTCTATACCTAAAATGGTATACTCAAAAGccaaaaaaaaggtttaattttACAACCTAAGATTTATATTTCAATaccttatttttgtttatttttaatcattgaTTCATATGAAATTTGATGCACTCACATGGGACAAGCTAAAAAGCCTAAAAATTTCTTCTAGATGGAGTTAGCTAACAAAGGTAACAAATTTTGATGAAAGCCCTATTTGTATATGTACTACTATAACATGTCCTACATATTGCTCTTGACATTCTTTAGTGGCTTTTTTCTGATCTATTCTTTCTTTGAGTAACAAATTATCTTTCTTCTTTAATcttaccctaaaaaaaaagttgatttgtttttgtgatgGACAAAATCTTAGTATgtaaataaattagtgagttgggttgatttttggtgtttgaaCCTTGGGTTTTCATGTATTATTGATACAATAATACATTTCGTGTCTCTTAACTCGCCAACAAAGTTGTGTGCTTGTGATGTAAACTAGTTAAAATCCTTGAGTTCAATAGAAGTTACTTAGgctaaaatcattttaaatgtGCTTGAGATTGCGCTAATATGATATAGTCTCGACCACGAGTCCACAAGGAGTGTAGGTCCTTAGAAAAGAGAAAATGGAGGGAAAGTGAAAAGAGAGAGTAACCAAAAGAAAGATGGGAATAGAATAGCTTGAGATGATTGagatattttacaaaaatagaagaaaataaggTGAAATATAAATGATCTTAGATGATCAAGATATATGTGATTTCTCTGTCCTCCATTTGCCATGGTCTTTTAAAGTTTGTGCAAACATATGAAGAAACAATAAATTTAGATAAATACGTATAGTACTATTTTACCCTTAACTCAATTAATAagagtaaaatttatttaatgcatgtttttgcttctttttaagGTACAAAGGAAAATATGTTTAATTGTACATTATTTTCCTAAGACATTTATAGTTTTGAGTTACAAAATAGAAAATGGGGGCTCAtaagtttcaagtttcaactcaATAATTTTTCTCAACTAATACAAGCGTGTATAGTATCATACACACACGGGTCAAAAATGTTTCACTAAGTAGCCAAAAGTTTCCTTACACATGCAAAAGAAAATCTTTTTAATGACTAAGATGCTACAAAAATTTGATTGACTGTGACAAATATATTCCAACCATTTTAGACCCCACCACACCATATTAAGCCAAGGTCAAGTCCCTCATTATACCACTCACATTATTAAATGAGAAAAATACTTAAGAGCTACTTATAAGAATCCTATgtgattatttattgttgttccAAAAGAAACGGTTTATGTAATGCCATTAATGTCATTTACTCTTTTGTGTAAAGCTATCTATGCATATAAGATTTTGTTGCATATCACAACAACAAATATATGTGTATAAGTGGAATAATATTCTATCCCTTAAGCAATGTTTTAGTTATGGATAAAAAAATGTGGTTGGAAGAAGAGACCTTACTAAAAAGTAGTCTGTTAGATTGTTCGTAGGTTATGAAGCATTGATACAGACACacagacactgacacgccgacactgttaataatttgagaaaatcatataatatagtGTATTTATATGCGTTGGTGTCGTGTCCGAGTCCGAGACACTCCTAATCTGAGGAGTGTATGTGCTTCATAGTTCAACAACgttaattattgataaaatcaatcaatatttGATACTTTACACCAATAAccttatactaaaaaaaatacaaatagtttatgcttaaaaaaatcacaaatatttttataaaagtgaCAGGATTCAGTTTGCATGACCAAAGGGATTTGTTTAGAAGATTACGATGATACAGTTTACCTAATATGAGATTAAGAAAGGTTTCTAGGGATTAGGATCCTTTTAAGAAAGCACAAAGTAATGGTGTAGTAGTAAATGTTAGTGTCATTCTTTGTCACATTGTGGTCATTTTACTATTGgatatttaatttaacaatGGGTTTCTATACTATATGGTGGCCTAAATGGACACCACATGATGCAGTTTTTTGATTCTTTGTTAGAAAAAGAATCTATCCCATTTTACTTGGGACTTTTTCCCTTTGCTTCCTACTAGGAAACAAcatatttgagattttttttttgctattttatttataaaaatcacaTTCTTAGTAACATGTCAATTTTGTTAGCATGactaaaatattaaacaaattagTTTTACAACATATAAATCTGTTTTCTAACTGTCAAAATCACTACACCTTTTAAATTCCAATTAAGCCTACAAAATAGGTAGCCTCAATAATTT belongs to Medicago truncatula cultivar Jemalong A17 chromosome 6, MtrunA17r5.0-ANR, whole genome shotgun sequence and includes:
- the LOC11434424 gene encoding cyclin-dependent protein kinase inhibitor SMR6, with the translated sequence MGFSKNSKKTQIEKSLESEAKKWVIAGISLRSLKPINTKMSTKNGAVFDEEDEENSTTPTAKEARIPVNMSCPPAPRKKKVSKCNNVVGGREFFKCPDLETVFKVRVEKSV